One genomic region from Phocoena sinus isolate mPhoSin1 chromosome 3, mPhoSin1.pri, whole genome shotgun sequence encodes:
- the SNX18 gene encoding sorting nexin-18 isoform X2: MALRARALYDFRSENPGEISLREHEVLSLCSEQDIEGWLEGINSRGDRGLFPASYVQVIRAPEAGPAGDGGPGAPARYANVPPGGFEPLPAAPPASFKPPPDAFQPLLQPQQAPPPSTFQPPGASFSYGGGALQPSPQQLYGGGYQASDDDWDDEWDDSSTVADEPGVLGSGAYPDLDGSSLGGVGAAGRYRLSTRTDLSLGSRGGSAPPQHHPSGAKSSATVSRNLNRFSTFVKSGGEAFVLGEASGFVKDGDKLCVVLGPYGPEWQENPYPFQCTIDDPTKQTKFKGMKSYISYKLVPTHTQVPVHRRYKHFDWLYARLAEKFPVISVPHLPEKQATGRFEEDFISKRRKGLIWWMNHMASHPVLAQCDVFQHFLTCPSSTDEKAWKQGKRKAEKDEMVGANFFLTLSTPPAAALDLQEVESKIDGFKCFTKKMDDSALQLNHTANEFARKQVTGFKKEYQKVGQSFRGLSQAFELDQQAFSAGLNQAIAFTGDAYDAIGELFADQPRQDLDPVMDLLALYQGHLANFPDIIHVQKGALTKVKESRRHVEEGKMEIQKADGIQDRCNTISFATLAEIHHFHQIRVRDFKSQMQHFLQQQIIFFQKVTQKLEEALHKYDSV, translated from the exons TCGAGGGCTGGCTCGAGGGGATCAACAGCCGTGGGGACCGCGGCCTCTTCCCGGCCTCGTACGTGCAGGTGATCCGAGCCCCCGAGGCCGGCCCGGCGGGCGACGGCGGCCCGGGCGCCCCGGCTCGCTACGCCAACGTGCCACCCGGCGGTTTCGAGCCCCTGCCCGCCGCGCCGCCCGCCTCCTTCAAGCCGCCGCCCGACGCCTTCCAGCCGCTGCTGCAACCGCAGCAGGCGCCGCCGCCGAGTACCTTCCAGCCGCCGGGCGCTAGCTTCTCGTATGGCGGGGGTGCCCTGCAGCCGTCGCCGCAGCAGCTCTACGGCGGCGGCTACCAGGCCAGCGACGATGACTGGGACGACGAGTGGGACGACAGCTCCACGGTGGCTGACGAGCCGGGCGTGCTGGGCAGCGGCGCGTACCCGGACCTCGACGGCTCGTCGTTGGGGGGCGTCGGCGCTGCGGGCCGCTACCGCCTGTCCACACGCACCGACTTGTCGCTGGGCTCCCGCGGCGGCTCGGCGCCCCCGCAGCACCACCCGTCGGGGGCCAAGAGCTCGGCCACCGTGAGCCGCAACCTCAATCGCTTCTCCACCTTCGTCAAGTCGGGCGGGGAGGCCTTCGTGCTGGGCGAGGCGTCGGGCTTCGTGAAGGACGGGGACAAGCTGTGCGTGGTGCTGGGGCCCTATGGCCCCGAGTGGCAGGAGAACCCCTACCCCTTCCAGTGCACCATCGACGACCCCACCAAGCAGACCAAGTTCAAGGGCATGAAGAGCTACATCTCCTACAAGCTGGTGCCCACGCACACGCAGGTGCCAGTGCACCGGCGCTACAAGCACTTTGACTGGCTGTATGCGCGCCTGGCCGAGAAGTTCCCCGTCATCTCGGTGCCCCACCTGCCCGAGAAGCAGGCCACCGGCCGCTTCGAGGAGGACTTCATCTCCAAGCGCAGGAAGGGCCTGATCTGGTGGATGAACCACATGGCCAGCCACCCGGTGCTGGCGCAGTGCGACGTCTTCCAGCACTTCCTGACCTGCCCCAGCAGCACCGACGAGAAGGCCTGGAAACAGGGCAAGAGGAAGGCCGAGAAGGATGAGATGGTGGGCGCCAACTTTTTCCTGACCCTGAGCACACCCCCCGCCGCCGCCCTCGACCTGCAGGAGGTGGAGAGCAAGATCGACGGCTTCAAGTGCTTCACCAAGAAGATGGATGACAGCGCGCTGCAGCTCAACCACACGGCCAATGAATTCGCGCGCAAGCAGGTGACGGGCTTCAAGAAGGAGTATCAGAAGGTGGGCCAGTCCTTCCGCGGCCTCAGCCAGGCCTTTGAGCTGGACCAGCAGGCCTTCTCGGCCGGCCTGAACCAGGCCATCGCCTTCACCGGAGATGCCTACGACGCCATCGGCGAGCTCTTCGCCGACCAGCCCAGGCAGGACCTGGACCCCGTTATGGACCTGTTAGCGCTGTATCAGGGGCACCTGGCCAACTTCCCCGACATCATCCACGTTCAGAAAG GAGCTCTTACCAAAGTAAAGGAGAGTAGGCGACACGTGGAAGAAGGGAAGATGGAGATCCAAAAGGCTGATGGCATTCAGGATCGTTGTAACACTATTTCTTTTGCCACTTTGGCAGAAATTCACCACTTCCATCAAATTCGAGTAAGAGACTTTAAATCACAGATGCAGCATTTCTTACAACagcaaataatatttttccaaaaagtgACGCAGAAGTTGGAAGAGGCTCTTCACAAATATGATAGTGTTTAA
- the SNX18 gene encoding sorting nexin-18 isoform X1, which yields MALRARALYDFRSENPGEISLREHEVLSLCSEQDIEGWLEGINSRGDRGLFPASYVQVIRAPEAGPAGDGGPGAPARYANVPPGGFEPLPAAPPASFKPPPDAFQPLLQPQQAPPPSTFQPPGASFSYGGGALQPSPQQLYGGGYQASDDDWDDEWDDSSTVADEPGVLGSGAYPDLDGSSLGGVGAAGRYRLSTRTDLSLGSRGGSAPPQHHPSGAKSSATVSRNLNRFSTFVKSGGEAFVLGEASGFVKDGDKLCVVLGPYGPEWQENPYPFQCTIDDPTKQTKFKGMKSYISYKLVPTHTQVPVHRRYKHFDWLYARLAEKFPVISVPHLPEKQATGRFEEDFISKRRKGLIWWMNHMASHPVLAQCDVFQHFLTCPSSTDEKAWKQGKRKAEKDEMVGANFFLTLSTPPAAALDLQEVESKIDGFKCFTKKMDDSALQLNHTANEFARKQVTGFKKEYQKVGQSFRGLSQAFELDQQAFSAGLNQAIAFTGDAYDAIGELFADQPRQDLDPVMDLLALYQGHLANFPDIIHVQKGKSTFSPLYPDAAEIKALFCRILLNLSP from the exons TCGAGGGCTGGCTCGAGGGGATCAACAGCCGTGGGGACCGCGGCCTCTTCCCGGCCTCGTACGTGCAGGTGATCCGAGCCCCCGAGGCCGGCCCGGCGGGCGACGGCGGCCCGGGCGCCCCGGCTCGCTACGCCAACGTGCCACCCGGCGGTTTCGAGCCCCTGCCCGCCGCGCCGCCCGCCTCCTTCAAGCCGCCGCCCGACGCCTTCCAGCCGCTGCTGCAACCGCAGCAGGCGCCGCCGCCGAGTACCTTCCAGCCGCCGGGCGCTAGCTTCTCGTATGGCGGGGGTGCCCTGCAGCCGTCGCCGCAGCAGCTCTACGGCGGCGGCTACCAGGCCAGCGACGATGACTGGGACGACGAGTGGGACGACAGCTCCACGGTGGCTGACGAGCCGGGCGTGCTGGGCAGCGGCGCGTACCCGGACCTCGACGGCTCGTCGTTGGGGGGCGTCGGCGCTGCGGGCCGCTACCGCCTGTCCACACGCACCGACTTGTCGCTGGGCTCCCGCGGCGGCTCGGCGCCCCCGCAGCACCACCCGTCGGGGGCCAAGAGCTCGGCCACCGTGAGCCGCAACCTCAATCGCTTCTCCACCTTCGTCAAGTCGGGCGGGGAGGCCTTCGTGCTGGGCGAGGCGTCGGGCTTCGTGAAGGACGGGGACAAGCTGTGCGTGGTGCTGGGGCCCTATGGCCCCGAGTGGCAGGAGAACCCCTACCCCTTCCAGTGCACCATCGACGACCCCACCAAGCAGACCAAGTTCAAGGGCATGAAGAGCTACATCTCCTACAAGCTGGTGCCCACGCACACGCAGGTGCCAGTGCACCGGCGCTACAAGCACTTTGACTGGCTGTATGCGCGCCTGGCCGAGAAGTTCCCCGTCATCTCGGTGCCCCACCTGCCCGAGAAGCAGGCCACCGGCCGCTTCGAGGAGGACTTCATCTCCAAGCGCAGGAAGGGCCTGATCTGGTGGATGAACCACATGGCCAGCCACCCGGTGCTGGCGCAGTGCGACGTCTTCCAGCACTTCCTGACCTGCCCCAGCAGCACCGACGAGAAGGCCTGGAAACAGGGCAAGAGGAAGGCCGAGAAGGATGAGATGGTGGGCGCCAACTTTTTCCTGACCCTGAGCACACCCCCCGCCGCCGCCCTCGACCTGCAGGAGGTGGAGAGCAAGATCGACGGCTTCAAGTGCTTCACCAAGAAGATGGATGACAGCGCGCTGCAGCTCAACCACACGGCCAATGAATTCGCGCGCAAGCAGGTGACGGGCTTCAAGAAGGAGTATCAGAAGGTGGGCCAGTCCTTCCGCGGCCTCAGCCAGGCCTTTGAGCTGGACCAGCAGGCCTTCTCGGCCGGCCTGAACCAGGCCATCGCCTTCACCGGAGATGCCTACGACGCCATCGGCGAGCTCTTCGCCGACCAGCCCAGGCAGGACCTGGACCCCGTTATGGACCTGTTAGCGCTGTATCAGGGGCACCTGGCCAACTTCCCCGACATCATCCACGTTCAGAAAG GCAAATCAACATTTTCACCATTGTATCCAGACGCTGCTGAAATAAAGGCACTGTTTTGCAGAATTCTCTTGAATCTATCACCCTAG